In the SAR86 cluster bacterium genome, ATGAAATTTGCTCTGATACAAATTATTCAATCTTAAGCCTATTAGACTCGGGTTTTACTTGGTTTTGGAATACAAGATATGAGGGATTACATACAAACAACCTAGAAAAAATTAAAGAGCTTTCTAAAGATAATTCTTTAATTTATCTTCCGTGTCACAGAAGTCATATTGACTATTGTGCATTAACATATCTGCTCTATGAAAATGGCTTAATGATTCCTCAAGTAGCTGCAGGAAATAATCTAAATGTACCAATTGTGGGTAGTATCCTAAGAGGAGCAGGTGCAGTCTTTATGAGGAGAACATTTATGAGTAATTCCCTGTATAGTACTGTTTTCTTTGAACATATTAGGGCTCTTATGACAAGAGGTAACTCTATAGAGTTCTTTCCTGAGGGAGGAAGAAGTAGAACTGGTCTAAGTCTTCCATCTAGGCCGGGATTGCTTTCTTTGATAATTAGAAGTTTTGCCTCTTTAAAAGACCAAAATGTAAAAATTGTTCCAGTTTATATAGGTTATGAAAAAATACTCGAAGGTCAAAGTTATTTATCCGAACTTACAGGTGGAAAAAAGAAAAAAGAAAGTTTGATGGATCCAATAAAGGTTTTTAAAGACTTCAGAAATTATCTAGGAAATTCATATATTAATTTTGCTGACCCTATTGATCTTGATACTTTCCTTAAAGCTAATGTGAATGATGAATACTCTATATCCACTCCTCGGGAAAAACCGGAATGGCTAACAGATGTGACAGTTAAATTAGGACAATCTGTTATTAGAGCTATCAATAATTCAGTTGCAGTGACTTCTACAAGTTTATTTTCCGTCGCCTTATTATCTTCCTCAACTCAAACTATGGACGAAGAAGACTTAGAGGAAAGAATAAATTTCTTTATTTCCCTTATCGAGAAGTCTTCCGACTATAAAGATGTGTGGATTACGCAGCGAGAAGTCAAGAACATACTCTCAAAGACAAAAAAATTGGGTTTTATTAAACCTATTAAGATTGCCTCTAAAAAAGTTTATAGGCCGACATCAGACCAAGTGGCAACATTATCATTTTATAAAAATAATATAGTCCATCTCTTTATTCTCTATTCTTTAATATGCGAATCTTTAAAATTTATAAAGAAAGCTCAAAAAGAAGAAATCATAAAACTCATCGAGATGATATATCCAATCTTCGCAAAAGATTTTCATTTGAAAAATGAAATAATTGATAAAGAATTAATTTCAAATGCTATCAAGATACTTCAAATCAAAGGAATTCTTGTAGAAGATAAAGCTGGAAATATCAAACCTCCATCAGAAAATAGTGTAGTTTTTCAGCATTACATTGCCTTATCCAATCTTTGTGAGCCAAGTTTGAAACGGTTCTACATAGTTATGAGTACAATATGGAAAAGTGAATCTATCTTAAAAGAAGATTTAAATATCAAATGTAAAAAATTGGCTGAAGATCTTGAAGAAATTGAGGGTTGGCCTTACCCAGAATTCTCGGATAAAGCAAAATTCGATAATTTCGTATATATGATGAAACAAACTAAATTTTTTAAAGAAGATTGTGAAGGTAAATTATCAGCCTCTAAAATTACTAAGAAGGCAAAAAACCTTTATGAACAATTCTTTGATAAGGATTTTTTGGAATTTATAGAAAGGCAATCTAACTAGTATAGTAAATATCGTATCTCACTACCTTACCTTTTACTGATCTATTTGGAATTATTCCCTCAAGATATTCCATGTTCTTATGTCTCTTAACAATTACTCTATGGTTTGCAATTTTTAAGCTTGTCTTAAGAAATTGTTTTTGAATTACTGCAGTGGATAGATCTCTAAGTGCTTGCATATGTTTTTTTGCTTTAGATTTTTGGACTCCCAAAAACATAGGATCGATATAGACTAGATCGAAAGTCTCATTTTTTGATTCTAAGAACTCAAGACCATCCATATTGAATACTTTAAATTTTTTTAAAAGATCATGCGCCCTGCTGCAAGAGGTATTTTTTATACCATCTACTAAAAGCTCAAATACCCAAGCCTCCTTTTCCACTAAAATCAGGGATTTACAATTTGTAATTTTAGATATTTCCAGAGCATCTTTTCCAAATCCCGCTGTGAGATCTAGGCAAGAGAAATTTTTTGGCAATCCTTTAGTTGAATTCTTGAGCAAGTTGTCATCATAATTTTTTGTCCAATCATCGAAGTCCGAAAAAATTGGCTTCGAATTATGCCGCAGTCCTTTTTTAAGAAATAATCTGTCTTTTGAGCAGGTAAAGAAATAATCTTCTGAAAAATCTTTTATCTTTTGTCGTGAAGGTCTTTTAAAAATTTCAATATTAAGCTTTTTCGATAACATTAAAGCTTTTGCTTTAGATTGAGGATCATCAAAGGTAAGATAAAATCTCACGAGAGTATCAAAGCAAATATTACAATACCCAAAACAATACGATAAAGAACGAAAGGCAAGAATCCAATTTTATTAATAAACCTTATAAAAAAATCTATAGTTGCATAAGCAACTACGAAAGAGACAATCAGGCCTAAAAGATTAATTTGAAAGTATCTAATTAAGAACTCGAGGTCTGTTGATAAAAGCTGATATAAAGCTATGGCACCAATCGTTGGTATAGCTATTAAGAAACTAAACTTAGAAGCTGTTTTATTATCTAGTCCTAACAAAAGTCCAGCTGATATGGTTATTCCAGATCTGGAGGTTCCAGGAATAAGGGCAAATGATTGAGCGAATCCAATTATTAAAGCATCCCTCAAAGTAATTTCTTCAATATGTGTCTTATGAGATTTACTGAATGTTGCCAGAAATAAAACAAATCCAAAAAAGATAGTAGTGCTAGCTATCATGGTGCTAGTTCGAAGATAACCATCTATCAAATCAACTAAAATGAAACCTAGCAAAAGAGTAGGAATACATGAAATAAAAAGTTGTCTCAATAATAGGTTATTTAATAAAGACTTATATTTAATAACTGAATTAATAATTTCAATTAAATCTGTGCGGAAATAAATGCATACAGCTATTAATGTTCCCAAATGTAAAGAGACATCGTAGAAAAGGTTCTGGTTTGAGCCCATAAACTCAGATAAGAGGATTAAGTGAGCTGAACTGGATATAGGCAAAAATTCAGTTAATCCCTGTATGACTGCAAGTGCTATGCCCTCCAAATAAGTCATTTTATTTTCTTCCAACTGCTTTCATCATTTAAATAGATAGGAATTATTTCATCTGGTTCTATCAAATCACCTTGATCCAATTTTTTTAGCGCAAACTTGAGTAAATATGTTGCTCTTGGATGAGCACCCGGGAGTTGATTTGTAATATCAAAATATGAGCAGCCCTCTCCAACGAAACAACTCTCCTCAGGAAATGCTTCTCGCTTGAAAGCTTCCTGTGGAATGAGACTGTAATTAGATTTCATATTTCCTTCCGAAAAAATAGATTTAGAGATATATACTTTGCCCATATTAGGTTCAGATATTGCAACTACAGGGTTTGAAGATGTCTCTTCATGAGCTTGTATGGATAATAGCTCGATACTTGGTAAGGTTATTCCTTTAAGTTTCTGAGAGAAGGCTATCCCTTGGGCTACAGCACAAGATAATCTCACTCCAGTGTAGGAGCCTGGTCCAATACCTACAGCCAGAGCACTCAAATCTTCATAAGAAAGTTCACTTTCTTCAAATAGGTTATTTATTACACTTAAAAGCTTTTCTGTGTGTTGCTTAGGTATATTTTCATGATAACTAAAGACTTCTTGACAATTTCCTATTGAAACCGAACATGTGTCAGTTGAAGTTTCTATTGCAAGGATATTATCCAATTAAATCTCTAAGTCTTTTAATATCTGTTGTGTTACGTTACTTGGAGTTGCAGTTCCTGAAACTTTTATATACTTAAGTTGACTAGAAGTAGATAAATTTGAGTAAAAGACTACTAAAGGAGATGTCTGATCAGCATATATTTTTAATCTATCTTTTACCGTTTCAGGTTTATCATCTTCTCTTAGAATCAGATCTTCACCAGTAATATCATCTTTACCTTCATTTTTAGGCGGATTGAAAATGATGTGATAATTTCTTCCCGAAGCAGGATGCATTCTTCTACCTGACATCCGATCAATTATATCTTGGTCAGGAACAGCTATCTCTACAACAGCATCAATATTTATATCTCTTTCAATAAGCGCCTCGGCTTGTGGAATAGTTCTTGGAAAACCATCAAACAAAAAACCTTCAGAACAATCATCTGACGAGATTCTCTCTTCAACCAAACCTACAATTACATCATCAGAAACTAAGATGCCTGCGTCCATAAGTGATTTAGCTTCTAAACCTAGTTTTGTTCCTGCTTCTACCGCTTCTCTAAGCATATTTCCTGTGGATATATGTGGAATTCCATAATTTCCACAAATCGACTCTGCTTGAGTCCCTTTGCCAGCTCCTGGAGGCCCTAAAA is a window encoding:
- the plsB gene encoding glycerol-3-phosphate 1-O-acyltransferase PlsB is translated as MNFYTNSFIFKLLSFFVRNLSSSSLKKEELKIIHSKKNIVYALPTESLIDLAALNEICKQNNVPLPVENIQDTKVKRFICLQSPKYLIPEQKFKRQKTHNLEELLKLDHEISIIPVSVSWGNRPDKKQSLFKIIFSPSWRPAGTLKRIFKLIVHGRNLKLQLERAFYIKEEIEQKNGIKKNALILSRYLRAVFRKSKQAMLGPDISHRRTLVKSLVRNRYVREEVKKLADGNKSRKKRLTKKAYKYANEICSDTNYSILSLLDSGFTWFWNTRYEGLHTNNLEKIKELSKDNSLIYLPCHRSHIDYCALTYLLYENGLMIPQVAAGNNLNVPIVGSILRGAGAVFMRRTFMSNSLYSTVFFEHIRALMTRGNSIEFFPEGGRSRTGLSLPSRPGLLSLIIRSFASLKDQNVKIVPVYIGYEKILEGQSYLSELTGGKKKKESLMDPIKVFKDFRNYLGNSYINFADPIDLDTFLKANVNDEYSISTPREKPEWLTDVTVKLGQSVIRAINNSVAVTSTSLFSVALLSSSTQTMDEEDLEERINFFISLIEKSSDYKDVWITQREVKNILSKTKKLGFIKPIKIASKKVYRPTSDQVATLSFYKNNIVHLFILYSLICESLKFIKKAQKEEIIKLIEMIYPIFAKDFHLKNEIIDKELISNAIKILQIKGILVEDKAGNIKPPSENSVVFQHYIALSNLCEPSLKRFYIVMSTIWKSESILKEDLNIKCKKLAEDLEEIEGWPYPEFSDKAKFDNFVYMMKQTKFFKEDCEGKLSASKITKKAKNLYEQFFDKDFLEFIERQSN
- the uppP gene encoding undecaprenyl-diphosphatase UppP, with the translated sequence MEENKMTYLEGIALAVIQGLTEFLPISSSAHLILLSEFMGSNQNLFYDVSLHLGTLIAVCIYFRTDLIEIINSVIKYKSLLNNLLLRQLFISCIPTLLLGFILVDLIDGYLRTSTMIASTTIFFGFVLFLATFSKSHKTHIEEITLRDALIIGFAQSFALIPGTSRSGITISAGLLLGLDNKTASKFSFLIAIPTIGAIALYQLLSTDLEFLIRYFQINLLGLIVSFVVAYATIDFFIRFINKIGFLPFVLYRIVLGIVIFALILS
- a CDS encoding class I SAM-dependent methyltransferase — encoded protein: MRFYLTFDDPQSKAKALMLSKKLNIEIFKRPSRQKIKDFSEDYFFTCSKDRLFLKKGLRHNSKPIFSDFDDWTKNYDDNLLKNSTKGLPKNFSCLDLTAGFGKDALEISKITNCKSLILVEKEAWVFELLVDGIKNTSCSRAHDLLKKFKVFNMDGLEFLESKNETFDLVYIDPMFLGVQKSKAKKHMQALRDLSTAVIQKQFLKTSLKIANHRVIVKRHKNMEYLEGIIPNRSVKGKVVRYDIYYTS
- the tsaB gene encoding tRNA (adenosine(37)-N6)-threonylcarbamoyltransferase complex dimerization subunit type 1 TsaB; protein product: MDNILAIETSTDTCSVSIGNCQEVFSYHENIPKQHTEKLLSVINNLFEESELSYEDLSALAVGIGPGSYTGVRLSCAVAQGIAFSQKLKGITLPSIELLSIQAHEETSSNPVVAISEPNMGKVYISKSIFSEGNMKSNYSLIPQEAFKREAFPEESCFVGEGCSYFDITNQLPGAHPRATYLLKFALKKLDQGDLIEPDEIIPIYLNDESSWKKIK
- the adk gene encoding adenylate kinase, which produces MKIILLGPPGAGKGTQAESICGNYGIPHISTGNMLREAVEAGTKLGLEAKSLMDAGILVSDDVIVGLVEERISSDDCSEGFLFDGFPRTIPQAEALIERDINIDAVVEIAVPDQDIIDRMSGRRMHPASGRNYHIIFNPPKNEGKDDITGEDLILREDDKPETVKDRLKIYADQTSPLVVFYSNLSTSSQLKYIKVSGTATPSNVTQQILKDLEI